DNA sequence from the Vicia villosa cultivar HV-30 ecotype Madison, WI linkage group LG3, Vvil1.0, whole genome shotgun sequence genome:
TATGTTAAGGTTGGATATAGTTGTCCTAATGCTCATATATCAATTGTAATCATTGAGTTCAATTTAATTCTTCTTATGCTTTAATATTAATGAATTATTTGTTCGTAATGCTTGTTTTGGATTAGTTACCTAAAACATGTATTCATGGTTTGACTCGATATTCAAAAGATACTTGTTATTACTAGATCCAAACTTTCATATATTAGATATGCTACactttagagatagatttaggtCTGTTATCCGTATAAAGTATTGAATCTTAATGCTATCATGTGGATTAATAGATCGTCTATTAGGAAATACGATGAATCTCACGTTGTTGACTCAGACATGAGCTACGATGTAGAGCAATAGACGATAATATTAATATCTTATTAGAATTACATATTACTGATCATGATCATAAATGATCAATTTACTTTCTCAATTGTTAAGTTGATGAAATCTAACCCTATCAAATTTTCTTAATTGTTCACACCAAAGTTGAATTTACTTTTTATCATTTCAAAATTCACAAGCAACCAACATTTGATAAATCATCCTTAAAATCATAAAAACTATTGAGAGGTCATTGAAACACAACTAGTCCCTATGGAGACAATAAAATTATACTCAACTTTTGTATCACAACAAAATGACACCGTTGTCAAGGACTAGCATTAGTTTTTAAAcacattgcaatagtttttattaCCTTTGTGCATATTTAGTTTATACTCACTAACCTACTAAAACTGTTGGCTAGTCGGTTGATATTTGTTTACACCAGGTAACAACAATGGTGGTAAAATATCACGCCACAACAGTCCGAGACGACTAGCTCATATAGCTGGACCACAAAGGAATGCCCACCAAGATGAGATGAAAATAGGTTTATTACAAATTCTTTATGATAATCCTTTTGCATGACTAGATCATGAAGACGCTTATACACATCTCACAAAATTCTACAAACTATTTGGTACACTTGGAGCTCTAGAAACTGAGGAAGAGGAAGTATTCATGACACAGTTTCCACACTCATTAATTGATAAAGCAAAATAATGGTACCTTGATAAACCAACACATGTGATGACCAACTGGAACACAGTGGAGGAAAAAAAATTCTTGGATAGGTTCTTTCCTCATTACAAGTTCATTGAAGCTAAAAAAAATTGATGTGTTATATCAAGACAAAACATAAACTCTATGTGAAGCATGTGAGAGATACAAATCCATGCTGAGGAGATGCCCAAACCACAATTTTGATGATCTCACACAAGTACATATCTTCAAAAAGAGATCACAGCAACAACCTAAGTTGTTGCTAGATGATATTATTGGGGATTTTTTAATGTCAAAAAGTGCAGAAGATGCAATGGTGATAGTTGAAAGAATGACTCTCAATGATCATCAAGGTTAGTACAGAAGGAACACTTCTCAAAGAAAGAATGACATCATCGAGCTAAACATCAATGATGCAATTCTTGCACATAACAAGTTGTGGACACAAACATTAGATGAGTTGACAAAATAGTTGTCAATACTCTCACATCAATTGAAGGAAATGCATGAGATGCCAAACCACATGCAAATTTCATTAGATGTAGCATATCGAAGAACAACCTGAGAGTAGGCTTCCGAGAATTATATTATGCGCACAGCTAGAATATCATCATGCAAGTCTATGATCCCAAATGGAGCTGAGAGGGGGAAACTTTTAACTGCTTCAAGATGGCAACTTTGAAGTTACAAAAAAGGCAATTATAACCCTATTCTTGTAAAAATACACCCATCAAGCATGATCGTGCAATTGTAAAAGGAACTGCATATCCTCTTCTCTGGGTCCACTAGAAGAGTCGACCATTCCATGGGATCACTGACCATGACGCCGACAGCGCCTAAGCATCTCTAGTGCTCCAAACAAATGGAGTGCCCACTACTTATGCATTCATCCCAGCCATACTTTGTTGCATCAACATGttttattaatggtacacctctCGGGACATGTGGACGACCTTAGAATCTTCATTGGGTGTAGTCCAAGATACCGTGTTGATTCTACCCTAATGTTCCAAATGGCTTATCGCCTTAGCATCATTGGGTTCACATTTGTTGGTTTTCAAGTAGAGTTGGACGAAACCACCAACATGTTTTCTCATCCGTTGATTGACCTAAATCTTCTCCTCAATCAAAATGGGAGGAGGCATAGGAACCTCAACGTGATTATCCCTTCCGCCAACATTTCACAAAAGGGCTTCGAAGGAATCGAGCAAAGAAGCCTCCTCTTCCCAGGTGTGCCCATATCCCTTTTTTGAGAAAGAATCATTAGATAAGGATACAACCTTCAGACTTGCGCTATCGCGGTCAAGGGGACGGAAATGGTAGTTACCAAACATCCTTATTCCCATAGAAGTGGAAGTATCACTCTCAGAACCACTCGTTAGATGAACAATACTATCACTCATTTTAGCTGGAAAATAGGAAAGGTATATGGTGAATACAAGATTGAAAAAGTGTAGTCATGAAGAAAGGCGAAGACTTTGGTCAACAGGACTACTCAAAATTTGACAAGCACTCTCAAAGACGAAGAGACAGAGGTTTTTTATCAATAAGAAGAGATATGAATAAACTTGAATGCTAGGGAGTGAAAAAGTCCCCTCTATGGCCAATTCCTCCCATTTATAGGCCAACACAACAAAATGATTCAGATCCTTGAAAAAATGTTGCGAGATCAACGATTAGATTTTCCCTTTAGGATACATGCAAGCTGGAGTGCATTGTAATCTATGCCATGTCCTAGCTTGTCACTTCAGCCCACACGCTCACACGCTAAGAGAAGATGGTGAAGTGTTTCCTTAATggaaatgcatttaatgcttatGTTCCCTACTACTTTTTCAACTGACTTCAAGCGATTCAGTTCCAACTTACACCAGATAACATTTTGGAGGCCGACCTAAACCTCTAACGGTTTCCCCGACTCACTCAGTGTCTGACAAAGCTTTGGGAGCATCTTTTCTGGGTCAGCCAAAGGCTCAAATAACCAAGTCCTATTTCTCCTCAAATCCACTTCATTTGACTTAAGGTATAAAATTATTTCACACGCATAAGCAAGGTACATTCTATGATCTCTACTTTTCACAatactcatcttgaatcttgaactaACTTGGATGTTGGAGTGTTTATCATGCAGATCCATTCCGTGTCACTCTGATAGAGATCAACACCATCGTTTCAAAATTACCAGTTCTCCAACTTGTTTCTAAATGAAACAAAtgctaatttaattaaaaaaaataaaaaagataaaaataactgaTTGATTTTAATGAGTGGTGAAAACGAAGGAATTTCGTTAAAATTTAACATAGCTATTTTCATACCCATcacaatcataaaaaataaagagttaaatggttatgcactgacagtgtaaaatagttaaacactgtcatccaatagaaatatATCGTTTAGCCATGTCATATTAGTAATTTAAAAATTACAGTCTGACTTGGCggaatacatggttgtgattgattgAGAGTGTACATTTTTTTACGCTCTCACCATATCACCTATTTTctctaaaataaaacaaatgacaAATTGTGTATCCTATTATAATACAAAATttcctaagagtgtgtttggatggagcattttaatgagggaaagtaattttttgagggaatttaaaatgatttgaccaaaatctattgtttggatacaaaaatgaagaattgttaaaatgatggaaatttatggagtatttcatctaagttaaatttaatcattttgaaatgacaccaaaaatcaaagaatttgaaattcctctcatgttccataggatgtatttgttattattatttccttAAATTTTACagattggtcctcatattttccaaaattataaaattgaccccaaaaattttcaaaaaattgcaaattggtccttaataatatttacaatttacaatttggtccttcacatttttaaaaattgcaaattagtccctactttttcattttttaatttggtccaaaaaatttaaattttataaaaaatgacaccaaaaatctaacaatgaattctcttaatactccatccaaacaaaataatttaaaaatgaatgaatttgaattgaatcatttgaattactttgaattttaaattgctttaaaatttctaattacttcatccaaacacactctaagattCTTAAAAGTTATTaatattacaaatatttatttatcattcttatataaaaaacattttttaagataATATGATAGATTTTGTTCTCTCTCTAGTTCAAAATATTTATATGGGATAGTCCTTTTTCCTTTTGAATTTATAAATCCCTCTTAAAATTTCATTCCTACTTCATCAAAAGTTATTCCCGCTATTGCTATCAGTTCCAAATCTCTAAACTCTCTAATGAACACCAATCTCTCATCACTCAACTACATACCACCAATGCCGCGATTCTATCAAACCACCGTGGCGACTCCATTCGTGATCAACCTCCAACAGCAAAATACACAATccatttttgaaaattgacattGCATTTCTAAGCTAGGGTTTTCACTTCTTATCTGTGTTTCAGGTATACCTATTGTTTGGTGAGGTTGGAGTTGCTGATGGAATCTCTGGCTTCAATAAGGAGAATGGAGATTGGAAATGGGAGAGAAGAGACCATTTCGGGTAATTCCATTTTCTTATATCTCAACCATttgattttagttttaaaatagaACTTCAaacaaaacttaataaaaatattttgaaattttgagctttgatgaaaatatttgaagaaaCATGAGCAGAATTGCCTAATGTGATTTCTAATAATAGTCAAATGCATGGTTTTAATTTACACCGTAATCGCGGTCTGATGCGGTTGTGGTTGTGGAGGCTACCACATGAGTAATATTGCGGCATCAAATTGCGGTTGCAGAATGCACTTTAAAACTATGGTTATATCCAAACAaagttattaaatatatttttctaaaatagCAATTTTCTAAATTTAGGTTGAATCAATTTATTCAACAATAacagaaagaaaataaaacatcAGCTAATAGTTATTTCttctttaaaatgattttttgttaAAGTTATAATTTGGACAATTTTATCTTCTGATTCCCTATAGCTAGTAGTTACATTGAATAAAAACTCCATACTTGGAATATTTGACCAACCGTGTCTTTGACATGCCTATTTCCCACTATTGTATGAGTGGCTAATTATTTAGTGTCCACCTTGTAATATAAACATACAACTCATGTTTTTGACAAAAATATCAAACGCGTGTCTATTATAGCTTTGTATCCTTGTGTATATTGATTCTCTTCCttctcctttttatttttttatataataaaccCTTTGTCTCTTCCATTTTTCCCTTTTTACTGGGGCTTAAATTTTTTTTCCCCTGGGTTTGTGTTTGTGTTCGTGTTTGCTGCAAACACGAATACGAACACAAACAACAGGAGTTAATTAACCACATTAGTTATTCACCATTAATTGGTTTTGGTTTTATATCAATTAATGGAGGGGACTGGCAGAGGCAACGGAACCGTCTCAATTTCTTATGATTCTGAGGGAAAGGTTGAAATTTGCGTAAGAAATGATAGAAACGTTGGCTCTTATGGCATTTTTCTTGGAGATAACCCATTTGATTTTGCTCTTCCTGCAACATTGTTCCAAATCATTATCGTCATTACACTTTCTCAATCTCTTCACTTTATTCTCAGGCCATTGCAAACACCCAAATTCATCTGCAGCGTTCTCGTAAGTTCTGACTAATTCATTCTCCTCCATCCATTCCTTCAATCAAtgcttttccttttcctttttctcctttctaGTTTCTATCTTTTCCTAATTATAGGCTCCTATATTTATAGCATAATTAATCATGTGTTAACTTATATATAGTTACGCTAGTGTAACTAACTTTTGTATGATTAAGTTTATGTTTGTGTGAAAATTTGTTTGCAGGGTGGAATTCTTTTGGGGCCATCATTTTTAGGGAGGAGTGAAATTTACTGGAAAGCATTATTTCCTGCAAGACAATCTGATGTTTTAATAGTGATGTCAATAGTTGGACCTATATACTTTTTGTTCTTCGTTGCAGTGAAAATGGATATGTTAATGACTGTAAGAGCCGCAAAAAGTACTTGGCTACTCGGAATAATACCTTATGCGGCTTCTTTTTTGGCTATGTCAACACTATTAAAATTTTTCTATTCACCACGAAATTTCCCGAAAGAATTTGGTGATTCACATGCATCCTTAAGTGCTACAATGTCATTCAGTAATTTCCCTGTCATGACTGAAGCTTTATCAGAACTTAACCTCATGGCAACTGAATTAGGCCAGCTTGCGCTGTCTTCGTCCTCGTTCAACGACTGCATACAATTTGCTGTCATAATAGGACACCATATCACAGACACTGAGGGACTAAAATTCAAATTGTGGGCTATGGTTAGTTGCATAGTGTTCATGGTTTTTTGCTTCTTCGCCATAAAGCCAACGATGAAGATGATTGCACGCAACACACCGTATGGGAAACAAGTGAAACAAATTTATGTTGTGTATATTCTTCTTGGTGTTTTTATCATGTCGGGTATAACTGACACTATTGGGGTAACGTTCATGATTGGACCATTGATGTTTGGTCTGATGATACCAAGTGGACCTCCTTTGGGAACAATATTGGTTGAAAAATGTGAAGTTATcatctctgattttctgttacCTTTCTTCTTTGCTTATGTTGGCATGACCACAAATCTCATTGCACTTTACAGTTGGGAAGAGTTTTTATATTTGCAGTTTATCGTATTTGCGGGCGACGTAGCCAAGGCAGTTGCTTGTGTGTTGGTTTCTATGGTATATAACATTAAGCCCAGACAAGGCATGGTGCTCGGTCTCATGATGAACATCAAGGGCATAACTCACCTTATAGCTATTACAAAATTGAAGAATCTCAAGGTATGTTTGTAATATAGTTTAATCAATCTAGGAAAAATACTCATATGCTCGATGTCACGACATTAAATTATATGTTTACAGCTAATGGATGAAGATACATACAGTCACTTGGTGATTTGTGTGGTGGTTACAACCGCAGTCATCACACCCTTTATCAATAAACTATACAAGCCTCGTGATCGAGTACGAAATTCATCAAGCGAATTCGACGAACAGATGAGAACAATCCAAAACTGTTCAAGACATTTAGAGTTTCGCATTGTTACTTGTGTACATAACGAAGGAAGCGTACGCGGTATCACTGCTCTATTAGAAATTTGCAACCCAGTTCCAGAAAGCCCGATATCTGTTTACGTGATTCACCTCGTCgagcttttaggaaaaagcgcacCAATTTTGCTTCCAATCAATCACAGGCAGAATAAAAAGTTTCTATCAGTTAATTACCCCGACACAAACCACATCATGCGCGCATTCGAGAATTATGCTAGCAACTCTTATGGTCCGGTTATTGTTTTACCATATGTCAACGTTGCACCTTACAAGAGCATGCACGATGCTGTTATCAACTTAGCACAAGACAAAATGGTTCCTTTTATAATAGTCCCTTTTCATGAAAATGACCAAGTTGATCTCAACGGACACATGGCAACTGCGATTCGAA
Encoded proteins:
- the LOC131656148 gene encoding cation/H(+) antiporter 15-like yields the protein MEGTGRGNGTVSISYDSEGKVEICVRNDRNVGSYGIFLGDNPFDFALPATLFQIIIVITLSQSLHFILRPLQTPKFICSVLGGILLGPSFLGRSEIYWKALFPARQSDVLIVMSIVGPIYFLFFVAVKMDMLMTVRAAKSTWLLGIIPYAASFLAMSTLLKFFYSPRNFPKEFGDSHASLSATMSFSNFPVMTEALSELNLMATELGQLALSSSSFNDCIQFAVIIGHHITDTEGLKFKLWAMVSCIVFMVFCFFAIKPTMKMIARNTPYGKQVKQIYVVYILLGVFIMSGITDTIGVTFMIGPLMFGLMIPSGPPLGTILVEKCEVIISDFLLPFFFAYVGMTTNLIALYSWEEFLYLQFIVFAGDVAKAVACVLVSMVYNIKPRQGMVLGLMMNIKGITHLIAITKLKNLKLMDEDTYSHLVICVVVTTAVITPFINKLYKPRDRVRNSSSEFDEQMRTIQNCSRHLEFRIVTCVHNEGSVRGITALLEICNPVPESPISVYVIHLVELLGKSAPILLPINHRQNKKFLSVNYPDTNHIMRAFENYASNSYGPVIVLPYVNVAPYKSMHDAVINLAQDKMVPFIIVPFHENDQVDLNGHMATAIRKLNTRFQANVPCTLGILVDRYSRLGESNDSDKSYFHVGVFFIGGADDREALALGIRMSERENMKVSLFRFVVLNRQERESSKSQSGIEVSLEEEQDEILDESLIDEFKGMKFGSGNVCWYEVVVEDGVEVMRAIRGLEGDYDLVMVGRRHNIISLKDEEMGNFIENVQILGIFGDMLSSTEFCIGMVPVLVTQCGGDKRGVSTKLDRLGSVNISQRSLMFNK